One genomic region from Microcoleus sp. FACHB-672 encodes:
- a CDS encoding polyribonucleotide nucleotidyltransferase: MKEFDKSISFDGRDIRLKVGLLAPQAGGSVLIQSGDTAVLVTATRSTGREGIDFLPLLVDYEERLYAAGRIPGGFLRREGRPPEKVTLTSRLIDRPLRPLFPGWLRDDIQIVATTLSMDALVPPDVLAVTGASVAVLLAQIPFNGPMAAVRVGLVGDDFVINPTYHEIENGDLDLVVAGSPDGVIMVEAGANQLPEQDIIEAIDFGYEAACDLIKAQRELMEALGIELVREEQPPVDPTLQNFIHDRVSADIKAILSQFDLDKNARDAALDEIKATKVVTAIEELSEDDPLRVAATANSKAISTVFKDVTKQLMRRQIIEDGVRVDGRKLDQVRPVSCQVGLLPRRVHGTGLFNRGLTQVMSVVTLGTPGDAQDLADDLHPEDEKRYLHHYNFPPFSVGETKPMRAPGRREIGHGALAARAITPILPPKEEFPYVIRVVSEILSSNGSTSMGSVCGSTLALMDAGVPLIKPVSGAAMGLIKEGDEVRILTDIQGIEDFLGDMDFKVAGTDTGITALQMDMKISGLPMQVIADAIHQAKPARMHILEKMLSTIDKPREELSPFAPRLLTIKIDPDLIGMIIGPGGKTIKGITEETGAKIDIEDDGTVTISAIEGEKAQRARTIIQNMTRKLSAGDVYVGHVTRIIPIGAFVEFLPGKEGMIHISQIADYRVGKVEDELSVGDEVIIKVREIDQKGRINLTRLGIHPDEAAAARAAAANP, from the coding sequence ATGAAAGAATTCGACAAGTCGATATCCTTTGATGGACGGGATATTCGGCTGAAGGTTGGCCTACTTGCGCCTCAGGCCGGTGGTTCAGTGTTAATTCAGTCAGGAGACACCGCCGTTTTAGTGACGGCAACCCGCTCAACAGGAAGAGAGGGCATCGATTTTCTGCCCCTGTTAGTAGACTACGAAGAAAGACTCTACGCTGCCGGTCGGATTCCTGGTGGGTTCTTGCGGCGGGAAGGGCGTCCCCCCGAAAAAGTGACACTCACCAGCCGTCTAATTGACCGGCCTCTGCGTCCCCTATTCCCAGGTTGGCTGCGCGATGACATTCAGATCGTCGCAACAACGCTGTCGATGGACGCATTAGTGCCGCCGGATGTGCTCGCCGTGACGGGAGCTTCTGTGGCCGTGCTATTAGCTCAAATTCCGTTTAATGGGCCAATGGCAGCAGTGCGGGTTGGGTTAGTTGGAGATGATTTCGTTATCAACCCAACATACCATGAGATTGAAAACGGCGACTTAGATTTAGTGGTCGCCGGCTCCCCAGATGGGGTGATTATGGTGGAAGCCGGTGCGAACCAACTGCCAGAACAGGACATCATTGAAGCCATCGATTTTGGCTACGAAGCCGCCTGTGACCTAATTAAAGCTCAACGAGAGCTGATGGAAGCACTCGGAATTGAGCTGGTTCGCGAAGAACAGCCGCCAGTCGATCCGACGCTGCAAAACTTTATTCATGATCGCGTCAGCGCAGACATCAAAGCCATTTTGTCTCAGTTTGACCTCGATAAAAATGCCCGTGATGCAGCCTTGGATGAAATTAAAGCAACCAAAGTTGTAACGGCGATTGAAGAACTGTCGGAAGATGACCCGTTGCGAGTGGCAGCCACCGCAAACAGCAAAGCCATCAGCACTGTTTTCAAAGATGTCACCAAGCAGCTGATGCGCCGGCAGATCATTGAAGATGGGGTGCGGGTTGACGGTCGCAAACTCGACCAAGTTCGTCCGGTTTCCTGTCAAGTTGGGCTATTGCCGCGACGCGTTCACGGCACCGGCTTATTTAACCGAGGACTCACCCAAGTTATGTCAGTCGTGACGCTGGGAACCCCTGGTGATGCCCAAGATTTAGCAGACGATTTGCACCCAGAAGACGAGAAGCGTTACCTGCACCATTACAACTTCCCTCCCTTCTCTGTGGGTGAAACCAAGCCGATGAGAGCACCCGGACGTCGTGAAATCGGTCACGGTGCCCTAGCCGCACGAGCAATTACGCCGATTCTGCCGCCGAAGGAAGAATTTCCCTATGTGATTCGGGTGGTGTCGGAAATTCTCTCTTCTAATGGTTCCACCTCAATGGGTTCAGTCTGCGGCTCAACCTTAGCGTTGATGGATGCCGGTGTGCCCCTGATCAAGCCGGTGAGTGGCGCGGCAATGGGACTGATCAAGGAAGGAGACGAGGTTCGCATCCTCACAGATATTCAGGGCATCGAAGACTTTTTGGGCGACATGGACTTCAAGGTAGCCGGCACCGATACCGGCATTACGGCATTACAGATGGATATGAAAATATCTGGGTTGCCGATGCAGGTGATCGCCGACGCCATCCACCAAGCCAAGCCGGCGCGGATGCATATCCTAGAAAAAATGCTCAGCACCATTGACAAACCTCGTGAAGAACTGTCACCCTTCGCACCACGCCTGCTGACCATTAAGATTGACCCAGACTTGATCGGCATGATCATTGGGCCAGGTGGTAAGACGATTAAGGGTATTACCGAGGAAACGGGTGCCAAGATTGACATCGAGGACGATGGCACCGTCACAATTTCTGCGATAGAAGGCGAAAAAGCTCAGCGAGCACGCACCATTATCCAGAATATGACGCGCAAGCTGAGTGCCGGCGATGTTTATGTTGGTCATGTCACTCGCATTATCCCCATCGGGGCATTTGTGGAGTTTCTGCCCGGTAAAGAAGGGATGATCCACATTTCCCAGATCGCTGACTATCGCGTTGGCAAGGTGGAAGATGAGCTTTCTGTCGGCGATGAGGTGATTATCAAAGTGCGAGAAATTGACCAGAAGGGTCGCATTAATCTCACACGCTTGGGGATTCACCCAGATGAGGCGGCGGCAGCACGGGCGGCGGCAGCGAATCCGTAA
- a CDS encoding DEAD/DEAH box helicase — protein sequence MAILHGSWLIQPQGGCLFIWGEVWRRMTLSESPEVAGVLPHPLAMTPAELTEFIKSLKLTAIKGLGEKGKSSRWESLIKGLGEKGKSSRWESLVFSVPTRISETGEVTPQHSAATPAESEEMPVYLYPWQVEGLCLDAVEAMQFLQALPLGNVSEEDSFLGADLRFWSHLARWSLDLRARCKFLPALQHNTDNSAAGTWQPLLDSAADQGRLERFLKQMPAACRTYQGNGEWGNGHGAWGMGNGGLERETTANSQSPMPNSQFPIAVNLPTTPQELLWGFLQSTIDAQVRQVAKNQSVPAFVTPLREWLQALGSQSAEVKAPAMATERLEATLKAWMVPVQHHLAGQQLFRTCFSLHPPAAGEKEWILAYGLQAADDPTFVVDAKTVWSHPVERFVYQGRMVEQPQETLLRGLGVACRLNAAIEPSLEEASPQFCRLTPLQAYEFLKSGAWRFEDSGLGVILPASLSNREGWASRLGLSIRAETPKIKKNERLGLQSLLSFKWELTIGGQNLSKAEFERLVKLNSPLVEINGEWVELRPQDVKAAQNFFTSRKDQMELSLEDALRLGTGDSQMIEKLPVVSFEAGGKLEELFANLTTNRAPEAIATPESFRGELRPYQSLGAGWLAFLEQWGLGACLADDMGLGKTVQTIAFLLHLQEQDALESPVLLVCPTSVLGNWEREVKKFGPTLKVMVHHGDKRAKGKAFASTVNGNNLVITSYPLVYRDAKDLQSVSWQGLVLDEAQNIKNSEAKQSQAVRQLETQFRIALTGTPVENRLQELWSILDFLNPGYLGQRNFFQRRFAIPIEKYGDTSSLQTLRSLVQPFILRRLKTDRTIIQDLPEKQEMTVFCGLSAEQASLYQKLVDESLAQIESAEGIQRHGMILALLVKLKQVCNHPVLFTGKPEKSKGKSLGEGGKTGKLATNAGLAGISTQQSGKLLRLQEMLEEVLAEGDRALIFTQFAEWGKLLKPHLEKQFGREVLFLYGSTGKQQREEMIDRFQHDPQGPRIMILSLKAGGTGLNLTRANHVFHYDRWWNPAVENQATDRVFRIGQTRNVQVHKFVCNGTLEEKIHDIIESKKALADQVVGEGEQWLTQMDTDQLRNLLLLDRTAVIDEEGD from the coding sequence ATGGCAATTTTACATGGCAGTTGGTTAATTCAGCCTCAGGGGGGTTGTTTATTTATTTGGGGAGAAGTCTGGCGCAGAATGACGCTGTCTGAATCCCCAGAAGTTGCAGGGGTGTTACCTCATCCTTTGGCAATGACACCGGCTGAACTGACAGAATTTATAAAATCGTTAAAATTAACCGCGATTAAGGGATTGGGGGAAAAGGGGAAAAGCAGCCGGTGGGAGTCTTTGATTAAGGGATTGGGGGAAAAGGGGAAAAGCAGCCGGTGGGAGTCTTTAGTGTTTTCTGTTCCAACGCGGATCTCGGAAACGGGTGAAGTAACGCCTCAGCATTCCGCAGCAACGCCGGCAGAAAGTGAGGAAATGCCGGTTTATCTTTACCCTTGGCAAGTTGAAGGACTTTGTCTAGACGCTGTAGAGGCAATGCAATTTTTGCAAGCATTACCGCTGGGAAATGTGAGTGAGGAAGATTCTTTTTTAGGGGCAGATTTGCGATTTTGGTCACATTTGGCAAGATGGAGTTTAGATTTACGGGCAAGGTGTAAATTTTTACCGGCACTTCAACACAATACAGATAATTCTGCAGCCGGCACCTGGCAACCGCTACTAGACAGCGCCGCCGATCAAGGGCGTCTGGAACGCTTTTTGAAACAAATGCCGGCAGCTTGTCGGACATATCAGGGGAATGGGGAATGGGGCAATGGGCATGGGGCATGGGGCATGGGGAATGGGGGATTAGAAAGAGAAACGACAGCCAATTCCCAATCCCCAATGCCCAATTCCCAATTCCCAATAGCAGTGAATTTACCAACCACTCCTCAAGAATTGCTGTGGGGATTTTTGCAAAGTACCATTGATGCCCAAGTGCGACAGGTGGCGAAAAATCAAAGTGTGCCGGCATTCGTAACGCCGCTTCGGGAGTGGTTGCAAGCGTTGGGTTCGCAGTCGGCTGAGGTGAAAGCACCGGCAATGGCGACGGAACGTTTGGAGGCTACACTCAAGGCTTGGATGGTGCCGGTGCAGCATCATTTGGCGGGACAGCAGTTATTTCGCACGTGCTTTTCACTTCACCCACCGGCTGCCGGTGAGAAAGAGTGGATACTGGCGTATGGTTTGCAAGCTGCTGATGATCCAACTTTTGTAGTGGATGCTAAGACAGTTTGGAGTCATCCGGTTGAACGCTTTGTTTATCAAGGGCGCATGGTTGAACAGCCGCAAGAAACGCTGCTGAGGGGTTTGGGTGTGGCTTGCCGGCTTAATGCTGCGATTGAACCGAGTTTGGAGGAGGCGTCTCCCCAGTTTTGCCGGCTGACACCGCTACAGGCGTATGAGTTTCTTAAGAGTGGTGCTTGGCGGTTTGAAGATAGCGGTTTGGGAGTAATTTTACCGGCAAGTTTATCAAACCGAGAAGGATGGGCGAGCCGGCTTGGGTTAAGCATTCGAGCGGAAACGCCGAAAATTAAGAAAAATGAGCGCTTGGGATTGCAGAGTCTGCTGAGTTTCAAGTGGGAATTAACCATTGGCGGGCAAAATCTGTCTAAGGCAGAGTTTGAGCGCTTGGTGAAGTTGAATTCTCCCTTGGTGGAAATTAATGGCGAGTGGGTGGAGTTGCGCCCGCAGGATGTGAAGGCAGCGCAAAATTTCTTTACCAGTCGTAAAGATCAGATGGAACTGTCTTTGGAGGATGCGCTGCGGCTGGGGACGGGTGACTCGCAGATGATTGAAAAGCTGCCGGTGGTGAGTTTTGAAGCCGGTGGCAAGCTTGAGGAGTTATTTGCGAACCTGACAACCAATCGCGCACCAGAGGCGATCGCTACGCCAGAAAGTTTCCGAGGTGAATTGCGCCCTTATCAATCTTTAGGTGCCGGCTGGCTGGCATTTTTGGAACAGTGGGGCTTGGGTGCTTGTCTGGCGGATGATATGGGGTTAGGAAAAACCGTTCAGACGATTGCTTTTCTGCTTCACCTGCAAGAGCAAGATGCACTGGAATCGCCGGTTCTTTTGGTTTGCCCAACCTCAGTTTTAGGTAATTGGGAGCGCGAAGTCAAGAAATTTGGCCCGACGTTAAAAGTGATGGTGCATCACGGAGATAAACGCGCTAAAGGAAAGGCGTTTGCCAGTACAGTTAATGGCAATAATTTGGTGATTACAAGCTATCCCTTGGTGTATCGTGATGCCAAAGATTTGCAAAGTGTTTCTTGGCAAGGGTTGGTTTTAGATGAGGCGCAAAATATTAAGAATTCTGAGGCGAAACAGTCGCAAGCAGTGCGGCAATTAGAGACTCAATTTCGGATTGCGCTAACCGGCACTCCGGTGGAAAACCGGCTGCAAGAATTGTGGTCAATTTTAGATTTTCTGAATCCCGGATATTTGGGGCAGCGGAATTTCTTTCAGCGCCGGTTTGCGATTCCCATTGAGAAGTATGGGGATACCTCGTCGTTGCAAACGTTGCGCTCACTTGTACAACCGTTTATTCTGCGCCGGTTAAAAACTGATCGCACGATTATTCAAGATTTGCCTGAAAAGCAAGAAATGACGGTATTTTGTGGTCTTTCTGCGGAACAGGCTTCTCTCTATCAAAAGCTGGTTGATGAGTCTTTGGCTCAGATAGAATCAGCGGAAGGAATTCAGCGACACGGCATGATTTTAGCGCTGTTGGTGAAGCTTAAGCAAGTTTGCAATCACCCGGTTTTGTTTACTGGAAAACCTGAGAAGTCAAAGGGTAAAAGTTTAGGCGAGGGTGGGAAAACTGGTAAGTTGGCAACTAATGCCGGTTTGGCGGGAATTAGCACGCAGCAATCTGGAAAGCTTCTACGCTTGCAAGAAATGCTGGAGGAAGTTTTAGCGGAGGGTGATCGGGCTTTAATTTTTACGCAGTTTGCTGAGTGGGGAAAGTTGCTTAAGCCGCATTTGGAAAAACAGTTTGGGCGGGAAGTTTTGTTTTTGTACGGCAGCACCGGCAAGCAGCAACGGGAGGAAATGATCGACCGATTCCAGCATGATCCGCAAGGGCCGAGAATTATGATTTTATCGTTGAAGGCTGGAGGAACTGGGCTGAATTTAACGCGGGCAAATCATGTTTTTCACTATGATCGCTGGTGGAATCCGGCGGTGGAAAATCAGGCGACTGATCGGGTATTTCGGATTGGTCAAACGCGGAATGTTCAGGTGCATAAGTTTGTCTGCAATGGGACTTTGGAGGAAAAGATTCATGACATTATAGAAAGTAAAAAGGCGCTGGCTGATCAAGTTGTGGGCGAAGGTGAGCAGTGGTTGACTCAAATGGATACGGATCAGTTGCGTAATTTGTTGTTGCTTGATCGCACTGCGGTTATTGATGAGGAGGGGGATTGA
- a CDS encoding SWIM zinc finger family protein encodes MTGSNIQVSREWWVERWLELLDSYRFKKRLERARVYAREGNVLSIEFKGPKVLARVQGTDPEPYQVSLSMDAFTDEEWSYVIETLSEKALFSAKMLAGEMPQNIEQVFIKNGLNLFPYRLDDIRSRCSCPDKANPCKHIGAIYYLLGDRFSEDPFVLFQLRGRSKEQIIDALRLLRGKGEGENGGEGEKTPFPASSAMPEIKQFWQYNDQLESSLVVIAPAPSSETILDVLGPIPLPSDGSENSRSNNANATVPAVMQYLKTVYAEVSQQAILSAMTNDS; translated from the coding sequence ATGACTGGAAGCAATATTCAGGTTAGTCGAGAGTGGTGGGTGGAACGGTGGTTGGAGTTGCTAGATTCTTACCGTTTTAAGAAGCGCTTGGAAAGGGCGAGGGTTTATGCAAGGGAGGGTAATGTTCTCAGTATTGAATTCAAAGGGCCAAAGGTATTAGCTAGGGTTCAAGGGACTGATCCTGAACCTTATCAAGTTTCTTTGTCTATGGATGCTTTTACGGATGAAGAGTGGAGTTATGTGATTGAAACACTTTCTGAAAAAGCGCTATTTTCGGCTAAAATGCTGGCAGGAGAAATGCCACAAAATATTGAACAAGTTTTTATTAAAAATGGTTTAAATTTGTTTCCTTACCGGCTTGATGATATTCGCAGCCGGTGTAGTTGTCCGGATAAGGCAAATCCCTGCAAACATATTGGGGCAATTTATTATCTTCTGGGTGATCGCTTCAGTGAAGATCCGTTCGTTTTGTTTCAACTGCGGGGACGCAGCAAAGAGCAAATTATTGATGCGCTACGCTTGTTGCGAGGGAAGGGAGAGGGAGAGAATGGAGGAGAAGGGGAAAAGACTCCTTTTCCTGCCTCTAGCGCTATGCCTGAAATAAAGCAGTTTTGGCAATATAATGATCAACTGGAATCTTCTCTGGTTGTAATCGCGCCGGCACCCAGCAGTGAAACAATTTTAGATGTACTCGGTCCCATTCCTTTACCATCGGATGGTAGTGAAAATTCTCGCTCAAATAATGCGAATGCGACTGTGCCGGCTGTCATGCAGTATTTAAAAACGGTTTATGCTGAGGTTAGCCAGCAAGCCATTTTATCGGCAATGACAAATGATTCTTGA
- a CDS encoding AAA-like domain-containing protein codes for MEDNGQGSFYQVQGGTLPLEAPTYVGREADEELYNFARSTHIYERVCYVLAPRQMGKSSLMVKTAQKLTEEGAICVQLNLHRLGSVESEKFLWFNILREICKGISIPNLNLLERLDFVWYKNQDIQPSVRFEEFLIEEILSKIEDKKLVIFIDEIQTLINWNLQDSFIGEIKALSDKKDKSPLTRLTFVLLGVAKPSDFVTKNYPLNVGIQIELSNLTGDCEPLRRGLDRVTKDPNEAAKLLDLILYWTGGQPFLTQVVCNLVISSPKLQEHSNLEEYVGKIVQTKIIKNWRKQDRNVHFQEIENYFIRGQTSGKLLKLKALALYHKILTSSSIRFKGFSEQWELIISGLVTKEEGFLKVTNPIYQQVFNLTWVREKQAFLQEDMMAEPIERIYNRDVFVLIDQSASMSLKDVGSNKSRWQQMEELVMGHVGQILTRRPKDNPDLKVCEEVAITTFNRRRFRGQIRQVSIPEQVRSLFLENNPDANTHIAPALRKCLENWFDGREKITLQDIQEGKSKGAFFIIYIDGGFDDLPEFKTLLKQTCAKIDDERIVKFIIIGLGLGKDINLKEFDDLEVNLQGDKDLYDEDCRVVVFEIEEDMDDIIELMQRHLQDSKDREEYRENLREGSRHKNG; via the coding sequence ATGGAAGATAATGGCCAGGGTAGCTTCTATCAAGTACAGGGGGGTACACTCCCTCTAGAAGCGCCTACTTATGTAGGACGAGAGGCAGACGAAGAACTTTATAATTTTGCTCGTTCTACTCATATTTATGAGCGAGTCTGTTATGTGCTTGCGCCTCGTCAAATGGGCAAATCTAGCTTAATGGTAAAAACCGCACAGAAGCTAACTGAAGAAGGCGCAATCTGTGTTCAGCTAAATTTACACCGGCTTGGCAGCGTAGAGTCTGAGAAATTTCTTTGGTTTAACATTCTCCGGGAAATTTGCAAAGGTATTTCAATTCCCAATCTTAATTTATTGGAAAGGTTAGATTTTGTCTGGTATAAAAACCAAGATATTCAGCCTTCAGTAAGATTTGAAGAATTTTTAATTGAAGAAATTTTAAGCAAAATAGAAGATAAAAAACTGGTTATTTTTATCGATGAAATTCAAACTTTGATAAACTGGAATTTACAAGATTCTTTTATTGGAGAAATTAAAGCTTTATCAGATAAAAAAGATAAATCTCCTTTAACTCGCCTCACCTTTGTTCTACTTGGCGTCGCTAAACCCTCAGACTTTGTCACTAAAAATTATCCACTGAATGTCGGAATTCAGATCGAACTGAGCAATTTGACCGGCGACTGTGAACCCCTACGTCGGGGACTCGACCGAGTCACTAAAGACCCAAATGAAGCGGCAAAACTTCTAGATTTGATTCTTTACTGGACAGGAGGCCAACCTTTTCTCACTCAGGTCGTTTGCAATTTAGTGATCAGCAGTCCTAAGCTGCAAGAACATTCAAATTTAGAAGAGTATGTAGGAAAAATTGTCCAAACTAAAATCATTAAAAACTGGCGTAAGCAAGATAGAAATGTTCACTTTCAAGAAATCGAAAACTATTTTATTCGAGGTCAAACAAGTGGTAAACTTCTCAAGCTTAAAGCTTTAGCCCTTTATCATAAAATTTTAACCTCAAGCTCGATTCGTTTCAAGGGATTTTCTGAACAGTGGGAATTAATTATCTCAGGGTTAGTGACAAAAGAAGAGGGTTTCCTGAAAGTCACAAATCCGATTTACCAACAAGTCTTCAATCTGACTTGGGTTCGAGAGAAACAAGCATTTTTGCAGGAGGATATGATGGCCGAACCAATTGAAAGAATTTACAACCGTGACGTATTTGTTCTCATCGATCAAAGCGCTTCCATGAGTTTAAAAGATGTTGGCAGCAACAAAAGCCGCTGGCAGCAAATGGAAGAACTCGTAATGGGTCATGTTGGGCAAATTTTAACCAGACGTCCCAAAGACAACCCAGATTTAAAGGTCTGTGAAGAAGTTGCTATCACAACCTTTAACCGGCGCAGATTTCGAGGCCAGATCCGTCAAGTTTCCATCCCAGAACAAGTTCGTTCTCTGTTTTTGGAAAATAACCCAGATGCCAACACCCATATCGCGCCGGCATTGCGTAAGTGTTTAGAAAATTGGTTCGACGGACGCGAAAAAATAACGCTTCAGGATATTCAGGAAGGCAAATCAAAAGGCGCATTTTTTATCATCTACATTGATGGTGGATTTGACGATCTTCCAGAATTTAAAACCTTGCTCAAACAGACTTGTGCCAAAATAGATGATGAAAGAATTGTCAAATTTATCATTATTGGCTTAGGTCTAGGTAAAGATATTAACCTCAAAGAATTTGATGATTTGGAGGTTAATTTACAGGGAGATAAAGACCTCTACGATGAAGATTGTCGGGTTGTTGTCTTTGAGATCGAGGAGGATATGGACGATATCATAGAACTAATGCAGCGACACCTCCAAGACTCAAAAGATCGGGAAGAATATCGTGAAAACTTGCGCGAAGGTTCTCGACACAAAAACGGCTAG
- a CDS encoding AAA-like domain-containing protein: MSKKLSQEEGLSRLEAELKANEDWKKLISDGDFAQWCGRARSTAHRWLKKYEEEKFIKITTPDCAGRDSKKEIIWVGKQEKPVIYPLIGIVPIGDRRYIERAADKTCRQALQADRSKKSAMPFIRIKASQGMGKSSLLVHLRHLLEKQPNHLVGFVDLGGVGFEPEAFTNLDKLLQRFTYAIAQSFKGTLSNYELEDLKKSWRSDVAPGTNCTDYLRDRIFSKIKQSKTLIIDGIDAVLGYEKTQTPFLNLLRTWNETEMKVVSQAQIVWPSIVVAYSTETYLDREIRGSVMPNVGDAVELEEFNSNQILELANKYGLETWTNVEVKTLKALVGGHPALVNLGLYQISQNNLSLEELERKAVQANGPFGSYLLNHLELLQRNQNLRQCFSNILKQETCKDEFAKFQLEKAGLIRQDGFSWEVRFELYKRYFQEHL, encoded by the coding sequence ATGAGTAAAAAGCTGAGTCAAGAGGAAGGGTTGAGCCGACTAGAGGCAGAGCTGAAGGCAAACGAAGATTGGAAGAAGCTGATTAGTGACGGAGATTTTGCTCAATGGTGTGGACGCGCACGCAGCACGGCTCATCGGTGGCTGAAGAAATACGAAGAAGAAAAGTTTATTAAAATCACCACGCCTGATTGTGCCGGTCGGGACAGTAAAAAAGAAATTATTTGGGTCGGAAAACAAGAAAAACCTGTTATTTATCCCCTCATCGGAATCGTGCCAATTGGAGATCGACGTTATATAGAACGAGCAGCCGATAAAACGTGCCGGCAAGCCTTACAAGCGGATCGCAGCAAAAAGAGCGCCATGCCGTTTATTAGAATCAAAGCCTCCCAAGGAATGGGTAAGTCTTCTTTGCTGGTGCACCTGCGGCACTTATTAGAGAAACAACCGAATCATTTAGTCGGTTTTGTCGATTTGGGAGGCGTTGGTTTTGAACCCGAAGCGTTCACAAATTTAGATAAACTTTTACAGCGTTTCACCTATGCCATTGCTCAATCATTCAAAGGCACGCTGAGTAACTATGAGCTAGAGGATTTAAAAAAATCTTGGCGTTCCGATGTTGCTCCCGGTACAAATTGCACAGATTATTTACGAGATCGTATTTTCTCAAAAATTAAACAAAGCAAAACTTTAATTATTGACGGAATTGATGCAGTTTTGGGTTATGAGAAAACTCAAACACCTTTTTTAAACTTGTTGAGGACTTGGAATGAAACTGAAATGAAGGTCGTTAGTCAGGCGCAAATTGTTTGGCCAAGTATTGTGGTTGCTTATTCAACAGAAACTTATTTAGATCGAGAAATTCGCGGGTCTGTTATGCCGAATGTGGGAGATGCGGTTGAATTAGAAGAATTTAACTCGAATCAAATTTTAGAACTTGCCAATAAATATGGCTTAGAAACTTGGACAAATGTCGAAGTTAAAACTTTAAAAGCGTTAGTTGGTGGCCATCCAGCTTTAGTTAATTTGGGCCTTTATCAAATTAGTCAAAATAACCTGAGTTTAGAAGAATTGGAGCGCAAGGCTGTTCAGGCAAACGGGCCATTCGGTTCTTATTTACTAAATCATTTAGAATTGCTACAAAGAAATCAAAATTTACGTCAGTGTTTTAGCAATATTTTAAAGCAAGAAACCTGTAAAGATGAGTTTGCAAAGTTTCAGTTAGAGAAAGCCGGCTTAATTAGACAAGATGGGTTTTCCTGGGAGGTTAGGTTTGAGTTATACAAACGATATTTTCAGGAACATTTATAA